One genomic segment of Sminthopsis crassicaudata isolate SCR6 chromosome 4, ASM4859323v1, whole genome shotgun sequence includes these proteins:
- the LOC141540663 gene encoding trace amine-associated receptor 7a-like has product MAISSNGSHSAAPELCYESINGSCIKTSYSPGPRVILYLAFGSGALLAVLGNLLVMISIIHFKQLHSPANFLIASLACADFLVGATVMPFSMVRSVESCWYFGEGYCKFHSCFEGSFCYSSIFHLCFISIDRYIAITDPLVYPTKFTLSVSGLCILLSWFLAITFSFSLLYTGANDEGLEELVSALTCVGGCQIAVNQTWVLIDFLLFFIPTMVMVILYCKIFLVAKQQARKIESLSSKTESSSEDYKARVFKREKKAAKTLGIAVIAFLISWLPYFIDSIIDAFVGFITPAYIYEILLWFAYYNSAMNPLIYAFFYPWFRKAIKLIVTGEVFRGHSSTIDLFSQKKKVLDRS; this is encoded by the coding sequence ATGGCAATCAGCAGCAACGGGTCCCATTCTGCAGCTCCAGAACTCTGCTATGAGAGCATCAATGGGTCCTGCATTAAAACTTCCTACTCCCCTGGACCCCGAGTCATTCTTTACCTGGCTTTTGGCTCAGGGGCTCTGCTAGCTGTCTTAGGAAACCTTCTGGTCATGATTTCAATCATTCACTTCAAGCAACTGCATTCTCCTGCCAATTTTCTCATTGCCTCCTTGGCTTGTGCTGACTTTTTGGTGGGAGCCACTGTGATGCCCTTCAGCATGGTGAGATCTGTGGAGAGTTGCTGGTACTTTGGGGAGGGTTATTGTAAATTTCACTCTTGTTTTGAAGGGTCATTTtgttattcttctatttttcacttATGCTTCATTTCCATTGATAGATACATTGCTATCACTGATCCTCTGGTATATCCAACCAAATTCACTCTGTCAGTTTCAGGACTATGCATTCTCCTGTCCTGGTTCCTTGCTATTACATTTAGTTTTTCACTTCTTTACACAGGTGCAAATGATGAAGGACTGGAAGAATTAGTAAGTGCCCTCACCTGTGTGGGAGGTTGTCAGATTGCTGTGAATCAAACCTGGGTATTAATAGACTTCCTATTGTTTTTCATTCCCACTATGGTTATGGTCATTCTTTATTGTAAGATTTTTCTAGTAGCTAAACAACAGGCTAGAAAGATCGAAAGTTTGAGCAGCAAAACTGAGTCATCGTCAGAGGATTACAAAGCCAGAGTGtttaagagggagaaaaaagcagCCAAAACCTTGGGCATTGCAGTGATTGCATTCCTGATTTCATGGTTGCCATACTTTATTGACTCAATAATTGATGCATTTGTAGGGTTTATCACCCCagcatatatttatgaaattttaCTTTGGTTTGCATATTATAACTCAGCCATGAACCCTCTGATATATGCTTTCTTTTACCCTTGGTTTAGAAAAGCAATTAAACTGATTGTCACTGGGGAAGTCTTCAGAGGTCACTCTTCAACAATAGAtttgttttctcaaaaaaaaaaggttttagatAGAAGTTAA